aagTTGTGTGTaatcttctctcttttctcttaacAAATATATCCAGAGTTTTCTAGATAATTCATCTACaaagagtaaaaaatatttgttacctCCTAGAGATGGCACGTCAAAAGGACCACACACATCTGCATGTACAACATCCAACAGTTGTCTTGCTCTCTTGGGTGCGTGTCTGTTAAACGCCTTTCTGATTTGCTTTCCAACAGCACAACTTTCACAGACTTTGTTCGGTGCAACAATTGTAGGTATACCTCTCACAAGATCTTTATCTTTCAGTTGACTCAGGCTCCTAAAATTTAGATGCCCATAACGATAGTGCCACAACCACTCTTCTTCTCCAACATTCATTGTAGTCAGACACTGTATCTTTGTTGCATTCAAGTTCACTTTAAAGGTTCGATTTCTCGCGAGAGGAGCTTTGAGTATCATTCGTTGTCTCTCGTCGAATACCTCAATATGCCTTTATTGCATCTTCATGGTATATCCTTTCTCCAAGAGTTGGCCGAGACTTAGAAGATTGCTTTTCATTGTGGGAACATATAAAACATTGTGCATGTACACTGATCTTCCATCTTTGCGTGTGATCATCACTTTGCCCGAACCTTCAGCTCTAATGATGGTGTTGTCCACAAAACGCACAATGCCTTTGATGCTTGTGTCTAAGTCAAGCAACCAGTTTGTATTCCCAATCATGTGGTTGGAACAACCTGTATCCAAATACCACAACGTTTCTTCATCTTCATGGCTTGTTTCTCCAGCAAGCGACACATGTCATGTTCGGTCGGTCTTTCTTAGACACTTGTCTGTTACCCCACTCGTCTCTTGAACATGTTTTTCCTATGCAATTCTCCAGTTGTCATCGTTTCTGTCATGCATTGCGAAACTCATCAACAAAACGTGATCAAAATCCGATTCCAGTTCCTCTTTTGCAAGATTCGCCTCAtcactcttttctttcttagCGTTTTCATTGTGCCAATACTCAGATGAGTAATGGCCATATTTATTACACGTAAAACATTGTACATTTCTCTTGTCAACGTTCTTTctacctcctcttcctttgtACTTTCCTCTTCCTCTATAATTTCCTTCCTTTTGTTCGTTGTTGTTGTCATCTTTGGTCAATTCGAAAGTATTAGTGAATCTGCCTCCATTTTGACCACCACGACCATTATGTGATCTTCTTTTGCCTCTGCCAGTTCCGCGACTCTTGTAGATTTGAATGCTTCTAGCTTGCAGTGCCTGATTTGTACTTTGTATAGCCTTTTTTTCTGCCACTCTTCTCTCTATCAGGCGCTGCTCATGAGCTTCAAGAGAATTTTGTAGCTCTTCAACTTTCATAATTCCCAAATCTTTGCTTTCTTTGATCGCCACCACAATGTGATCGTACTGGGGTGTAAGAGTTCGCAAGATTTTCTCAAcgatctttttttctttcaccacTTTATCACACGCCCACATCGCATTAACAACCACCTGAATTCTGCCAATATATTCTTCAATGGTTTCTTGCTCTCCCATACTCAAGAGCTCATATTGTCTCAGCAGCGATTGTAATCtcactttcttcacccttccTGAATTTCCATATCTATCTTGTAATATATCCCAAGCTTCCTTGGCTGTTGTTGCTCTTGACACTTTTTGAAATATCATCGCAGAAACACATTGATGCAGGAGCATGCGTGCCGTGCCTTATAGTCCAGCTTCTTGTTTTCTTTGTAGACTTTCTTTGCTTCATCTGTGTCCCCCTTTGAGGGTTCTTTAAATCCTCTCTTGAcaatttcgtcaacttcttgAAAGCCTAAGATAGCATCCATCTTCACACACCAGTCATCGTAATTCTTTTCGTCAAACACTAGCAAGCTGCTCTGGATCATCCCCGCCATCGCTTTTCAACAAGAACCCTTCTTCGCAAATTAAGTCTCTCTTTTCTTGTTCGGAGTTTCACCAGGTTCTTTAACCTGTAGCTCTAAATACCACTGTTAACGCTGGACCAGTAGTGTGCTTTGGAACAGAGTGATGACCGTAGAAAGAAAACGTGATCACTAATGTAAaaaggactttagacgtctgttattttgggcttttaacgtctgatctatgtccgacgtctatatgggtgacattaatgagacgtcggaccctttaggtcagacgtctctatagacgtcggacctatataggtccgacgtctatatagacgtccgatccatacaggttagacgtctctgaggttgctcctgactcatggtgattcgagtttacaactttatatttcagttgaagagaatgtattgtacatttttttattggatggttttaaaaacgtagtggagggaattggaggagtacAAAACACAAGAAATCGCCGCCATAGAACGCCGCCTAAATACACAAGAATAATTGCACCAAAAgccaacgaaaacgcattttaatcggttcaaatgaaagataatgcatcaaagagtgatgtaatcggagtaaatttaatttaaaacggtgcaaaagtgagaaagtgaacctgaaaagcgtaacccgtagagagaaaacgcgacgaagatgatgaacaatgagtgcgcGTAACGATTGTCTTACGTTCACGGTGTTTCAATGCAaaaatttagacgtcggttcccccaattaacagacgtctaaagtgctttagaagtcggagtggcgggatcagacgtctaaatagagtCAAAaggtgactttttaaatttctggatttagggtttagatgTCGgttccccaattaacagacgtctaaagtgcttcaaaagtcggagtggcgggatcaaaCGTCTAAACatagtcaaaaagtgactttttaaatttctggatatagggtttagacgtcagttccccaattaacagacgtctaaagtgcttcaaaAGTCAGAGTGGCGGAatcagacgtctaaacggagtcaaaaagtgactttttaaatttctggatttagggtttagacgtcggtttcccaattaacagacgtctaaagtgcttcagaagtcagTTCCCTccctaacagacgtctaaatagaataaaaaataattttttttaaacttttttgtttagttttgacgtctattcgggggagccgacgtatatgagtatttagacgtcgggcccTTCTATAACCGACGtttaaatagttgttttatttatgaaaaatgtcatcgatcattttttatgttggatattcgagggtcaaacgtctaaagggtgacgttaaaagttttttttgcTCTAGTGGATGCAGGAGAATAGAGGAAATGATAATCTTCTCATTAACAAAAAATTGATATATGTATATCAGATAGATACAGAAGTAGAAAACTGTCTTTTGGCACTTAAAACTGTTATATAGTTTAGTTTTACATTTTAACATGTGCCAcgtatgaaattaatttaaccAGAAATGCCAAGAACAAAAGTACCCAACCGACTTCATGTTCTTCTTTCTAGGCATGAGGGCTTCCTCCCCAATCTTTTCCATTCTCCAATACAAGTTGCACTCAAGCCCTCTTCCTCCATTGGAAACTCTCTAAGCTTAGTGCCAATTGCTACTCGAGAGCTCTAATTGCTGAATCAGATATGGGGATGATGGAGATTGTTGCCACGTGCCAATGGggaaattgtttttaaattttgtttaatacaATAGAGCAATAaaactttaacttttatttattaaaacaaaataatacttgcaaaattgtatttaaattgtgattaattattcagatatttaatttgttcacaagctataaattattttataaattcaaagtAATGTTTcttagttatattttatatgttatatcttctattaaattatatatatatatatatttataaattttgaaaatataaaaatatatgtgtttgtaaaatttattgttttagatgatatatgtaaaatataataaaaaaacctattttgaatttataaaataatcactagtagaaaaaaaattatgataaccTATTATCTGTTATAATAAATTGGttaatgacatttttgtaacaAAAGTAATATGGTTTTAGAAAACcagttataatatattaataataaggtcacaaaattgaaattatgattaaaatttatgatatgaTGCAAGTAAACCTAtcataataaacttttttatataagttgaaTAGATATTATAACTAGTTTTAAAAAAcctattatataattttctaaatcgAATTTTCGCTTATATCTTTACACTTCACAGTCCCTGATTTCTCTTTCACATTCCTTATATCCTCTCTTTTCTCAGTTCATCAATTTCGGTCATTAAGTGAAGCCAGGCTGAAAAATCGAATTAAGGGTACTAATTAGAATTTCATTTGATTATTTCTAAATGTTAAATTCTAAATTCTTCTAATGTCATTtggttattaaaattaaatccaattaactttaaataattttcctATAAAATGCAAGAATACCTTTCAACAACCTTAATCACAACATTTTTTCCCCAACTTTAGGCCTTTTTCGCGGACAGACCTGGAATTGGGATGTGTCTAAGGCTTTCGTGCAAAATCCAGagatttcttttttccttcGTCCTAGTTTGAATTCACGAACGCTAATGACACAAGGAGGcgacaaaatttatatataattttgcaagtatatatatatataaatataagaggGAGATATGAGTTTATAAGCCTAATagttaatatcttttaataggcatatacaaaactaaaatattataattctgATATGGACGGACTACGATTTATgtgctttttaatatttttatgcggaaataaaaaatatccaaTGATTGTTCTAATCTTAAAAAGGTGATTTGCATTTTATCAGTTGTCGTTCTTGCATCATAGTAATGAATTGatcataaataaacataaagaatataattaaaaaagaagcAATATTACAtcttaaacattaaaaacaaaataaaatgacaaatattatacaaatttgATAATCAGACAGGAACACAACGAATGtgatgttaaatttttattattgaggTGATATAAAATGGACGGACATGGTCTGGCAATTGTGGTAAAAGTTCAAATGTATAAATTGCGGCTTGACAATGAGAACGACCACACAAAAAGGATTCATAGTTGTGTTCCCATTTCCGACCCCTCCATTTCTTAATTGCTTATGAAATTGTTCACAAAAATTATGCACCACGTTTCCCATTTATAAatgagaaaccctaaaatcttTAATATACATATTGGGTTACACACTTTAATATACATATTGGGTTGGATAgaaagaaaaaccaattttttataaaatttgaaaatagaatacaataatatataaatagaatttgaTCATACTTCCTATACATGTGTGTTGGGTCTATGGGAAAATACAAACAACAATGAGATATGTGCTCAACTATATAAGGAACTGATATCACTCTCTATCTAAAACTTTAAGACAATAGGTTAATAGATCTTCATCCAATGTGGGACTAGgactcacacttgaattccCAACAAGTTGAACCAGACTGGACAATCAAAACTATAGTGATCAAACAATCAAACTAGAGAGGATTAATTTCATAATCATCCCATTTAATGGCTAAATCACGATAATCCATATTTGGATCGTAATTAGACCGGTCGTAACCAAAAGTTCAttacaaaatctataaataaagattcgagataaaaataaaaagttatacatTACTTATACAATTATTGTCCTTACAATTTGAACTGAACCTACTTTAGCATCTTATAACCTATGACAGATACTTTCAATTGATGTTTGACGAACATGACTTGGGTTCAACAACGATGAAACTTGACTCCATTTCCATAACACTTACCAATTCTCTTTGTCAAAACTTAATGTGATATGATGACTTAAGTTATTTTCCCtaaaaaaatactcaatttCCAATCTAATTAATTCCTTCTTTAACTCTAAAAAATAACAGATTTTAAGATCTATACTAACAAAAAAGGGAAACAGCCAATGAACTTCCTCACCCAACACATGCAAACCAACAGAAAAACATCAAATCCGATGTGTCTACACGTGATCAGCTGCATTACATAACAAACGAAACATAAGTGCATACAAAAATGGCAACATCACATGGtgtgaaaatgaacaaaattattGCCAGCACCACAACAGAAGATAAGTCAAACTCTTCTATTGAAAGAATCGACTACAATTGAAAGAATCGACTACATAAAGGATTAAGCTATTTATATGGTAAATATCTACTATAATTTTTCTTCGTGTCTATTTATCACACTGTtgtctatttattattatattatacatgtGAATCCTACGGTAAATCCCTCACGTAATCACGTGGGATTCTTTATTGgatacataaaaaagaaaactacaaCATACATGAAATTGACagaagtttaaaataaaaacatgtgtAAAAAGCCTAAATGAGACTTTTGCCTTTTGAAATACAAAAGTAACATATTTGATCTAAGTAGGAGTTAACTATGTTTTTAACATCTAAACTAACGTGATTTCTATGTTAAGTTCTAATACTTAAAAAATACATGgatttgtttcttatattaacttctttttttatatgataaactATGTGTTGTTAACGTTGGACCAGTAGTGTGCTTTGGAACAGAGTGATGAACATAGAAAGAAAACGTAATGCAGGAGAATAGAGAAAACGATAATCTTCTCATTAACAAGAAACTATTATATGTATATCAGATACAGAAGTAGAAAACTGTCTTTTGACAATTAAAACCGTTAGGTAGTTtagttttacattttaataCTTCCCTTTAAATCTAAATTACTCAAAGATCTAACACCAAGAGAGTCCCTCAACCTTTCAAATCTGTTTTACCGTAATGCCTTAGTAAAGATGTATGTTGTTTGCTCATCTAACACCAAGATCTATCACTCATTACCATACACAAATCCTTATTCACATGTATAGATGCTACTATTAACTAAGAagtaaaatgtatatataaaataaaagaaggaatTAATTTTATACTAGTGAAAACtacataataacaaaaaaaatagaaaattattattataattataaaaataaatataaataatttttataattttattataaataatttatatttattttatagataattttttattttaaaaataattttaacttaaaaatattaaattttaaaaacagtcaaataaaaaaatggttaaatataaaaaaaaacaattaaaacatatacttttaggcaaaattaaaaaataaatatatatttaaacggaaaattatatatatatatatatatatatatatatatatatatatatatatatatatatatatatatattatgtataacTTTTAAACTGAATCATGATTTATGTATCCTTAATGATATATATCCAAATATATCATTGCTCACTTAAGCAATcctaattttttgaaaaaaataattattgtacaTTTCATAAACATAGGAATAtcagaataaataaaaataattgacttGGTCTTAAAACTGTAAGAACATTTCCAGTTAATACTGTgtaaaatatttacttaatatttttcttatttaagttgttttttagaattttttaatttattgaaaataaatatattttatataaaagtaaaaatatattgaattatttaaatttatgaaaattgtaaatagtttatattttgtcacattatataaataaaataaaacagcaAGATTTATTATATAAcacatttttaagattttattagaCTTTGAACGAGAAGAAAAATTTTCACAAGTTATTCACTCGTTCATGACAAAAGTTATGATCTctataaaaaggtaaaaatacaaatcTATTTAGAGAATTAGATTTATGATAAAAACACTAGtataaaaatgactttttataatAGGTAAAATTGACCtatttattatgataggtgGATTGGCATCATAATTCTGACAATCCTAGTAGATATGCGCTTTTTATGATGTAGCGAAAGAGTAAGTTATAATAGTTTCATCATATTATGACCTACTTTTTGTCGTCTATTAAATTACATTCagcatattataacgtactttTTGTTTTCTGTCAAAATATGTCTAATCTATTATGACAGAATTTCATTTATCACTCataatataatgaatttattatGATGTACCTGTATTTACATATCATAATATGTGAACTATTATGACAgtacttatttttatatgtcATAATATCTCTTATGTATTATGACAGGTAATTGTGCACCTACCATAATACATGTTTTTCagaattaatatattatgacaTACATTGTCATGTACATTATAAAaggttgttttttaaaaaaaaaaataaattcttgcTTACATTTGacatctaattaattttttcatgtattatcatctcatccaatCAATTCATAATCAATATACCCTATATTATAATCAATTtacaatcaatttataatcaataaagagaatagaattcatttcatacattaaattatctaataatatttaatacattatttgtacataaaactatatattaaatctaaatattacattaaccTACATATACTACTAAATTGTTGTTAAGTTTCCACAatttactaacacttaaaataaaagaagcccACTTAATTATATTGTCTTCAATGTCTAAAGCTTCCATTGGAGATGAATCATTCAAACCAATACCACACAAAGATCATATTATACTCTAGCTAGCCCTTGCACCATGTAGTTTTGATCAATTTTTCTAAACCAATAAAAAACCAAATTCCACAAAACCAACAAAACAACTAATTcctcataaaaataacaatcacaaaacacaaaacaaatgTCAACTTCTCTTACATTAAGTGTCATTATTTACATCTTCTTCCTAGATACACATGAAACACCTCGCAACCTTGAATGGGTAGTGCTTTATCAATGCGTTTGCCCTTGTAATGATCTCTTGCCTTTTGATTTTCTCCACTACTAGTGTGAAATTACATCTACTTCCTTACATTGCCTCCTGATTAGTGCATATTTATGtccacatttatgttttaaaattcaaatttttgatgagattcttgtgcttaaatgattgatttaaaataagatttgtgatgattgacTTTAtcgggtttgggaattaaagaggcttaaaatgtgattttagttgcataaattattttggatagtCTAATGTTTGTTGATACAACTggaattaaagtttgaattggaattctaaaaagaaaaggctaaagtgtaattagagaaaattttTGGACTTCTgtgcaattttgaataaaataaaaagagttgaaatgtaattttgggcaagtttattttaaaagataatttggagaaaatatgtcttaagatattttacttgatattgttaaataattaccttatttaactatattaataaaaaaatcaaaagataatatttgccaaatctttttgtatctagaaaagatattatcaaatattctcaaaaactaattaaatctgttgaatatttggaagatattagatataagataaaagatcttatcaacagaagattcagagtccaagcccaatcaagcctatataaagagacccaggggagGCATAAATCATAACTCATTCATTCTCAGACTCCTCCACTGGAAGCGAGCATCCACCACTtctctcacttttatttcatcatgtgTTCCACTACATTCATGGAGGGCTAAGCTTCTAGGGCTATTTCactataatttcattatggattctttaagttgaattaatgcaattgtttctttttattttttatttgagttgCTCTCTTTCTAGGCTATTTCactataatttcattatggattctttaagttgaattaatgcaattgtttctttttattttttatttgagttgCTCTCTTTCTATGTCTatcatctctcaatcatattaaaaacaatgatttttgcatcataatgtgtttgaatctacatgcatatagaatctacatgcatattaatcatatgagttcaagggtttcgGATAATCGAGTTCTAGTTGAATAAACGCTTATAAagccttcttttccttttagcacaagcaatgtgggacttcccatggcttggtcttaaaagaaaagaagaggaagttgGCGTCATAgctagttttcattttttttaaccttaGGAGA
The Vigna angularis cultivar LongXiaoDou No.4 chromosome 5, ASM1680809v1, whole genome shotgun sequence genome window above contains:
- the LOC108339269 gene encoding uncharacterized protein LOC108339269 is translated as MIFQKVSRATTAKEAWDILQDRYGNSGRVKKVRLQSLLRQYELLSMGEQETIEEYIGRIQVVVNAMWACDKVVKEKKIVEKILRTLTPQYDHIVVAIKESKDLGIMKVEELQNSLEAHEQRLIERRVAEKKAIQSTNQALQARSIQIYKSRGTGRGKRRSHNGRGGQNGGRFTNTFELTKDDNNNEQKEGNYRGRGKYKGRGGRKNVDKRNVQCFTCNKYGHYSSEYWHNENAKKEKSDEANLAKEELESDFDHVLLMSFAMHDRNDDNWRIA